A DNA window from Fragaria vesca subsp. vesca linkage group LG3, FraVesHawaii_1.0, whole genome shotgun sequence contains the following coding sequences:
- the LOC101297519 gene encoding uncharacterized protein LOC101297519: MAATLTSYSFVLTSSPNSKATTTRRNPGKFTVLANKAGPFSAFRLGKSSGDVGSSSSDEGEAGDSNSSPFRLNFGKLPDVKSLIPVVSRPSLSFGPSRSKDPGTVFVAGATGQAGVRIAQTLLREGFSVRAGVPELGDAQELARVASKYKILSNEESKRLNAVESAFQDAETIAKAIGNASKVVVTIGPSENGPTTEVTPSDALQVIQAAQLAGVGHVAIVYDGNTAGASTYNVLDGISSFFSNIFSRSQLLSIPELLQKVIETDVSYTFIKTSLTDDFSPESSYNVVVSAEGNGGVNDYKVAKSQIASLVADVFSNTSVAENKVVEVYTDPSAPLRPVDQLFSTIPEDGRRKAYAEAIAKAKAEEEAIIAADKAREAAEATKILQEEVKKLSEQEAQASNLAEEAQVKAEAAGASFDGLVSKAKDFGSGLSWDKFSSQLSETVAKSMDTPKVQIATVRGQAKAKTLPPQKAVAKKVAAPKPKESSKPKSKQTEAKKEVRKVFGGLFTQETVYVDDD; the protein is encoded by the exons ATGGCTGCAACTCTCACCTCATATTCATTCGTTCTAACCTCCTCACCCAATTCAAAAGCAACAACAACCCGCAGAAACCCCGGAAAGTTCACCGTCCTTGCCAACAAGGCTGGACCCTTCTCTGCATTTCGGCTTGGCAAGTCATCAGGGGACGTTGGTTCGTCATCCTCCGACGAAGGCGAAGCCGGTGACTCCAATTCAAGTCCATTCAGGTTGAATTTCGGGAAATTACCCGACGTCAAGTCTTTGATCCCTGTTGTGAGCAGGCCTTCTTTATCATTTGGTCCCTCCAGAAGCAAGGACCCTGGGACCGTGTTTGTTGCTGGTGCAACCGGGCAGGCTGGGGTTCGAATAGCGCAGACCCTTCTGCGTGAGGGTTTTAGCGTGAGGGCTGGTGTGCCTGAACTAGGTGATGCGCAAGAATTGGCTCGTGTTGCTTCTAAATACAAG ATCCTATCAAATGAGGAATCAAAACGCCTCAATGCTGTGGAATCTGCCTTCCAAGATGCTGAAACTATCGCCAAAGCCATCGGAAATGCCAGCAAAGTTGTTGTCACAATTGGCCCCTCCGAGAATGGTCCAACGACTGAAGTCACACCATCAGACGCCTTGCAAGTAATCCAAGCTGCACAACTCGCCGGTGTCGGGCATGTGGCAATTGTCTATGACGGGAACACAGCTGGTGCATCGACTTACAATGTGCTAGATGGCATATCTTCATTTTTTAGCAACATCTTCTCGCGATCTCAGCTGTTGAGCATCCCTGAACTGTTGCAAAAGGTCATTGAAACAGATGTCAGCTACACTTTCATAAAGACAAGTCTGACGGATGATTTTTCTCCCGAGAGCTCGTACAATGTTGTTGTGTCAGCTGAAGGAAACGGAGGCGTTAACGACTACAAA GTAGCCAAGTCTCAGATTGCTTCCTTGGTGGCAGATGTTTTCTCAAACACTTCTGTGGCAGAAAATAAG GTTGTGGAGGTATATACCGATCCATCAGCACCTTTGAGGCCTGTAGATCAACTTTTCAG TACAATCCCTGAGGACGGAAGAAGGAAAGCTTATGCAGAAGCGATTGCAAAAGCAAAGGCAGAAGAAGAGGCAATAATAGCTGCTGATAAAGCTCGTGAAGCAGCCGAGGCAACAAAGATACTCCAAGAAGAAGTAAAGAAGCTATCCGAACAAGAAGCTCAAGCCTCAAATTTAGCAGAAGAAGCTCAAGTGAAGGCTGAGGCTGCAGGGGCCTCATTTGATGGCCTCGTTAGCAAAGCAAAAGACTTCGGCTCAGGGCTGTCTTGGGATAAGTTTAGCTCACAACTTTCCGAGACAGTTGCAAAATCCATGGACACCCCAAAAGTTCAGATTGCTACTGTAAGGGGACAGGCCAAGGCTAAGACACTGCCTCCGCAGAAAGCAGTTGCTAAGAAAGTTGCAGCTCCGAAACCAAAGGAGTCATCAAAGCCTAAATCCAAACAAACAGAGGCGAAGAAAGAAGTGAGGAAGGTATTTGGTGGATTGTTTACACAAGAGACTGTGTATGTTGATGATGATTGA
- the LOC101311174 gene encoding uncharacterized protein LOC101311174, giving the protein MESGDQQTPENSGDQQVTSQVAAAKSYECTFCKRGFSNAQALGGHMNIHRKDKAKLKQVSSSANIVETKQQQQRLPVEIPKMPQSYSPILLKVNPSITSSEAVADHIERSATTIRESSWPADWFLNDKEGENKLRHQLPLFSQAPSDQDHHSQGGQQQQLEDHGNQSDKGSDLDLELRLGPEPQDSSSTPGKATTRKFF; this is encoded by the coding sequence ATGGAGTCTGGTGATCAGCAAACTCCAGAAAATTCAGGTGATCAGCAAGTTACGAGCCAGGTAGCTGCAGCAAAGTCCTACGAGTGTACTTTTTGCAAAAGAGGGTTTTCTAACGCACAAGCTCTAGGAGGGCATATGAACATTCACAGAAAAGATAAAGCAAAGCTCAAGCAAGTCTCCTCATCAGCAAACATTGTTGAAACCAAACAACAACAACAAAGATTGCCTGTAGAGATCCCGAAGATGCCGCAGTCTTACTCTCCCATACTTCTCAAGGTTAATCCCAGCATCACTTCTTCGGAAGCCGTTGCCGATCATATCGAAAGAAGTGCTACAACAATAAGGGAATCTTCATGGCCGGCTGATTGGTTTCTCAATGATAAAGAAGGTGAAAATAAATTACGCCATCAACTTCCACTGTTTTCTCAAGCACCATCGGATCAAGATCATCACAGTCAAGGTGGACAACAACAACAACTAGAAGATCATGGGAATCAAAGTGATAAGGGTTCAGATTTAGATCTTGAGCTCAGACTAGGGCCTGAGCCTCAAGATTCTTCATCAACGCCCGGAAAAGCTACTACGAGAAAGTTCTTTTGA
- the LOC101297813 gene encoding tropinone reductase homolog At1g07440-like, producing MAQNGGGRRWSLEGMTALVTGGTKGIGYAIVEELAGLGASVYTCSRNEAQLHECLNQWKKKGYHQVTGSVCDVASKIQREELIHKVSSLFHGKLNILVNNVGTSHGPTPTTECTAEEYSSIMNTNLESTYNLCQLAHPLLKTSGAGNIVFMSSVAGVVSTWGGGSVYGVTKGAMNQLAKNLACEWAKDNIRINSVAPWVVRTPLAEPMFTDDGKSLLEAVISRTPLGRIGEPEEVSALVAFLCLPAASYITGQTFCVDGGMTINGFQFQALC from the exons ATGGCTCAAAATGGCGGAGGCAGAAGATGGTCTCTTGAAGGAATGACTGCTCTTGTCACTGGTGGTACCAAAGGGATTGG GTATGCAATTGTGGAGGAATTGGCTGGACTTGGTGCAAGTGTATACACTTGTTCTCGAAATGAAGCCCAGCTCCATGAATGCTTGAATCAATGGAAGAAGAAGGGTTATCATCAAGTCACTGGTTCAGTCTGTGATGTGGCCTCAAAAATCCAGAGAGAGGAGCTAATACACAAGGTCTCATCACTGTTTCATGGGAAACTTAACATCCTT GTAAACAATGTTGGAACTAGTCACGGACCAACGCCAACAACTGAGTGCACCGCTGAAGAGTACTCATCCATAATGAATACCAATCTTGAATCTACTTACAATTTGTGCCAACTAGCACATCCTCTTCTCAAAACTTCAGGAGCTGGTAACATTGTTTTTATGTCTTCTGTTGCTGGTGTGGTATCAACTTGGGGGGGTGGGAGTGTATATGGCGTAACTAAAG GAGCAATGAATCAATTGGCCAAAAACTTGGCTTGTGAGTGGGCAAAAGACAACATTAGGATCAACAGTGTTGCACCTTGGGTCGTCAGAACCCCTCTTGCTGAACCT ATGTTCACTGACGACGGAAAGTCGTTACTGGAGGCTGTCATATCTCGAACCCCATTGGGACGTATAGGAGAGCCTGAAGAGGTGTCTGCCTTGGTGGCGTTTCTATGCCTTCCTGCAGCCTCATACATAACAGGCCAGACTTTTTGCGTCGATGGAGGGATGACTATCAATGGCTTCCAGTTTCAAGCATTATGCTGA
- the LOC101298102 gene encoding tropinone reductase homolog At1g07440-like, with the protein MAQNGGGRRWSLEGVTALVTGGTKGIGYAIVEELAGLGASVYTCSRNEAQLHECLNQWKKKGYHQVTGSVCDVASKIQREELIHKVSSLFHGKLNILVNNVGTTHGPTPTTECTAEEYSSIMNTNLESTYNLCQLAHPLLKTSGAGNIVFMSSVAGVVSIWGGGSVYGATKGAMNQLAKNLACEWAKDNIRINSVAPWVIRTPLVEPILNDDVKIMEAVISRTPLGRIGEPEEVSALVAFLCLPVASYITGQTFCVDGGITANGFQFQPL; encoded by the exons ATGGCTCAAAATGGCGGAGGCAGAAGATGGTCTCTTGAAGGAGTGACTGCTCTTGTCACTGGTGGAACCAAAGGGATTGG GTATGCAATTGTGGAGGAATTGGCTGGACTAGGTGCAAGTGTATACACTTGTTCTCGAAATGAAGCCCAGCTCCATGAATGCTTGAATCAATGGAAGAAGAAGGGTTATCATCAAGTCACTGGTTCAGTCTGTGATGTGGCCTCAAAAATCCAGAGAGAGGAGCTAATACACAAGGTCTCATCACTGTTTCATGGGAAACTTAACATCCTT GTAAACAATGTTGGAACTACTCACGGACCAACGCCAACAACTGAGTGCACCGCTGAAGAGTACTCATCCATAATGAATACCAATCTTGAATCTACTTACAATTTGTGCCAACTAGCACATCCTCTTCTCAAAACTTCAGGAGCTGGTAACATTGTTTTTATGTCTTCTGTTGCTGGTGTGGTATCAATTTGGGGGGGTGGGAGTGTATATGGCGCAACTAAAG GAGCAATGAATCAATTGGCCAAAAACTTGGCTTGTGAGTGGGCAAAAGACAACATTAGGATCAACAGTGTTGCACCTTGGGTCATCAGAACCCCTCTTGTTGAACCT ATTTTGAATGACGACGTAAAGATAATGGAGGCTGTCATATCTCGAACCCCATTGGGACGTATAGGAGAGCCTGAAGAGGTGTCTGCCTTGGTGGCGTTTCTATGCCTTCCTGTAGCCTCATACATAACAGGCCAGACTTTTTGCGTCGATGGAGGGATAACTGCCAATGGCTTCCAGTTTCAACCATTATGA